The Polyodon spathula isolate WHYD16114869_AA chromosome 3, ASM1765450v1, whole genome shotgun sequence genome has a segment encoding these proteins:
- the LOC121313150 gene encoding cytochrome b5-like: MSKKEECENQLKYYRLEEVQRHNSCKSTWLIIHNKIYDVTKFLEEHPGGEEVLGEQAGGDATESFEDVGHSVDAREMTSTYLIGELHPEDRPKIQRPGETFITTASETSSWWTNWVIPGIAAIIVTLMYRLYMTEE; encoded by the exons atgagcaaaaagGAAGAATGCGAAAACCAGCTGAAGTATTACCGCTTGGAAGAAGTACAGCGACATAATTCGTGTAAGAGCACATGGCTTATTATTCATAACAAGATATATGATGTCACGAAATTCTTGGAAGAG CATCCAGGAGGAGAGGAAGTACTCGGGGAGCAGGCTGGAGGTGATGCTACTGAGAGCTTTGAAGACGTTGGTCATTCTGTAGATGCTCGAGAAATGACCAGCACGTACCTGATAGGTGAACTTCATCCT GAAGATAGACCCAAAATTCAGAGACCAGGG GAAACatttattacaacagcaagtgagaCTTCAAG CTGGTGGACCAACTGGGTAATTCCGGGAATAGCAGCAATCATTGTTACTTTGATGTACCGCTTATACATGACTGAAGAATAA